One window of Jannaschia sp. CCS1 genomic DNA carries:
- a CDS encoding SufE family protein codes for MASEAFEDIAETFEFLDDWEERYRHVIELGKAMEPLDDAVKVPATKVDGCASQVWILPRIEGDTFDFQGDSDAIIVRGLIAVLHALYGGVAVRDVLEVDAPVELARLGLDEHLSSQRSNGVAAMVERIRALAAERVA; via the coding sequence ATGGCCAGCGAAGCCTTTGAAGACATTGCAGAGACATTCGAATTCCTTGATGATTGGGAAGAGCGCTACCGCCATGTGATCGAGCTTGGGAAAGCCATGGAGCCCCTGGACGACGCGGTCAAAGTGCCTGCCACCAAGGTGGACGGATGCGCATCGCAGGTGTGGATCCTGCCTCGGATCGAGGGGGACACGTTCGACTTTCAGGGCGACAGTGACGCGATCATTGTGCGCGGCCTGATCGCCGTGCTGCACGCGCTCTATGGAGGTGTGGCGGTACGGGATGTGTTGGAGGTCGATGCGCCTGTGGAACTGGCGCGGCTGGGGCTGGACGAACATCTGTCATCGCAGCGATCCAATGGCGTGGCGGCGATGGTGGAACGGATCCGGGCGCTGGCGGCAGAGCGGGTTGCCTGA
- a CDS encoding pyridoxal-phosphate dependent enzyme, with protein sequence MRHLTPTPAQIASIHNALADIPWPSVDADAPRALLDRCPVAAQTPLIAARDLAAQMGVATLHIKDERARMGLGSFKALGAAYVIARDGAAGTARGQAYYTASAGNHGLSVAAGAQAFGARAVIYLAATVPEAFAARLEAMGAEVRWRGDVYEDSMDAAKADAQAEGAVLLSDSSWPGYTDRPWRLMEGYLVLMQEAAAQMPDPPTHMFLQAGVGGLAASAAAYARHIWGPDPRIVVVEPEVAPALIASMAAGRAIVAEGPASAMGRLDCKEPSLIGLKGLARDASDFMVISEEEGAMGAQMAEDAGLPSTPSGAAGLAGLAVAASGEFGLDATSRVMVILSEGPE encoded by the coding sequence ATGCGACATCTCACGCCCACACCCGCCCAAATCGCCTCCATTCACAATGCCCTTGCGGACATTCCGTGGCCCTCTGTCGACGCGGACGCCCCGCGCGCGCTGCTTGACCGATGCCCGGTGGCGGCACAGACGCCGCTGATCGCAGCCCGGGACCTGGCGGCGCAGATGGGCGTGGCGACCCTTCACATCAAGGATGAGCGTGCGCGCATGGGGCTTGGCAGCTTCAAGGCGCTTGGGGCGGCTTACGTCATTGCCCGCGACGGGGCGGCGGGCACGGCCCGGGGGCAGGCGTATTACACGGCCAGCGCGGGCAATCACGGGTTGTCGGTGGCGGCAGGCGCGCAGGCTTTCGGGGCACGGGCAGTGATCTACCTTGCCGCGACGGTGCCGGAGGCGTTTGCCGCGCGGCTGGAAGCCATGGGGGCCGAGGTCCGTTGGCGCGGCGATGTTTATGAGGACAGTATGGACGCCGCCAAGGCCGATGCGCAGGCCGAGGGCGCAGTCTTGCTGTCGGACAGCTCCTGGCCCGGATACACCGACCGGCCCTGGCGGTTGATGGAGGGATATCTGGTCTTGATGCAGGAGGCCGCGGCGCAAATGCCCGACCCGCCGACCCACATGTTCCTACAGGCGGGCGTCGGGGGGCTGGCCGCCTCTGCCGCCGCCTATGCGCGTCACATTTGGGGCCCTGACCCCAGGATTGTTGTGGTGGAGCCGGAGGTCGCACCCGCATTGATCGCGTCCATGGCCGCCGGGCGGGCCATCGTCGCGGAAGGGCCTGCCAGCGCCATGGGGCGGCTCGATTGCAAGGAGCCGTCGTTGATCGGGCTTAAGGGTCTGGCCCGTGATGCCTCGGATTTCATGGTGATTTCGGAAGAAGAAGGGGCCATGGGCGCACAGATGGCGGAGGATGCGGGCCTGCCCTCCACCCCGTCGGGCGCGGCGGGGCTTGCGGGTTTGGCTGTGGCGGCAAGCGGTGAGTTTGGGCTGGACGCCACGTCGCGCGTAATGGTCATCCTTAGCGAGGGACCCGAATGA
- the ndk gene encoding nucleoside-diphosphate kinase translates to MAIQRTFSIIKPDATKRNLTGQIAAKFEEAGLRIVASKRIQLTLAQAQAFYGVHSERPFFGELCEFMISEPIVVQVLEGEDAIVKNREVMGATNPADAAPGTIRKEFALSIGENSVHGSDAPETAAEEIAFFFSGLELVG, encoded by the coding sequence CCACCAAACGCAACCTGACCGGCCAGATTGCCGCCAAGTTTGAAGAGGCCGGCCTGCGGATTGTCGCGTCCAAGCGCATCCAGCTGACCCTGGCCCAGGCGCAGGCCTTCTACGGCGTCCACTCCGAGCGTCCATTCTTCGGTGAGTTGTGCGAGTTCATGATCTCCGAGCCCATCGTCGTGCAGGTTCTGGAAGGTGAAGACGCCATCGTCAAGAACCGCGAAGTCATGGGGGCAACCAACCCCGCCGACGCAGCCCCCGGTACGATCCGCAAGGAATTCGCGCTGTCGATTGGCGAGAATTCCGTTCACGGCTCCGACGCGCCCGAGACGGCTGCCGAAGAGATCGCGTTCTTTTTCTCGGGCCTTGAGCTGGTTGGCTGA
- a CDS encoding MBL fold metallo-hydrolase produces the protein MQSETRHPSSTHLAPDLRRITAPNPSPMTFTGTQTYILGQGEVSVIDPGPAVPQHMHAILGALQPGESVARILVTHSHLDHSPLARPLAQATGAPIFAAGPSDWGRSAVMTALGDAVGGGEGIDPDFAPDERIRGGDIIEGIEVLETPGHMANHLSFVWGDALFSGDLAMGWSTSLVSPPDGDMTAFFASLEMLRARQDRIYYPGHGEPVTHPQARCAELIAHRRGREAQILAALAQIGPASADTLARHIYTDVAAALLPAAARNVLAHLIDLRTRAQITTSDPLHKDALFACE, from the coding sequence ATGCAAAGCGAAACGAGACATCCGTCGTCGACGCACCTGGCCCCGGACCTGCGCCGCATCACGGCCCCCAACCCATCCCCCATGACCTTCACCGGCACGCAGACCTATATTCTGGGCCAAGGGGAGGTCAGTGTGATCGACCCCGGCCCGGCGGTGCCACAGCATATGCACGCGATCCTGGGCGCGTTGCAGCCCGGGGAGAGTGTCGCGCGGATCCTTGTGACCCACTCGCATCTTGATCATTCCCCCCTCGCCCGCCCCCTGGCCCAGGCCACGGGCGCACCGATTTTTGCCGCCGGACCATCCGATTGGGGCCGCAGTGCGGTGATGACAGCACTGGGTGACGCAGTGGGTGGCGGCGAAGGCATTGATCCGGACTTCGCACCGGACGAACGGATCAGGGGCGGCGATATCATTGAGGGCATCGAGGTGCTGGAGACCCCCGGCCACATGGCCAATCACCTCAGCTTTGTCTGGGGCGATGCGTTGTTCTCGGGCGATCTGGCAATGGGATGGTCCACGTCGCTGGTCTCCCCTCCCGACGGCGACATGACGGCCTTCTTCGCGTCGTTGGAGATGTTGCGGGCCCGCCAGGACCGGATCTATTACCCCGGCCACGGAGAGCCGGTGACCCATCCCCAGGCCCGCTGTGCCGAGCTGATCGCCCACAGGCGCGGACGTGAGGCCCAGATCCTTGCGGCTTTGGCGCAGATCGGCCCCGCCAGCGCCGACACCCTCGCGCGTCATATCTACACCGACGTGGCCGCCGCCCTGCTGCCCGCCGCCGCCCGCAACGTTCTGGCTCACCTCATCGACCTCCGCACACGCGCGCAGATCACTACTTCCGACCCTCTCCACAAAGACGCACTTTTCGCGTGTGAGTGA
- the rnd gene encoding ribonuclease D: MPHTITTTDELAAYCARAATQPYVTVDTEFLRERTYFAQLCLVQVAMPGTDDTDAVLIDPLAEGLSLEPLYELFRNVNVVKVFHAARQDLEIFFVEGGLVPTPLFDTQVAAMVCGFGDQVGYETLVRRIAKANLDKSSRFTDWSRRPLSDAQKVYALADVTYLREIYEYLSAELARTDRTHWLEEELAQLTNADAYVVDPENAWKRLKLRSNSGRVVAIAQQLAAFRETYAQEKNVPRNRVLKDDALLELAGTKPKTVADLGKSRLLLRDARKGAIAEGLVAAVARGMSVPNSEIPKVQAGRDRSNLNPALADLLRVLLKAKAENAGVATKLIASSSDLDDIASGFTDGVWASGWRSEVFGADALRLLNGEVALAAKGQKVKIVEV; this comes from the coding sequence GTGCCGCACACAATCACCACCACCGATGAGCTGGCCGCCTATTGCGCCCGCGCCGCAACCCAACCTTATGTCACGGTCGACACGGAATTCCTGCGCGAACGCACCTATTTTGCGCAGCTCTGCCTGGTGCAGGTGGCCATGCCCGGCACCGATGACACGGACGCGGTCCTGATCGATCCCCTGGCCGAAGGGCTTTCGCTGGAACCGCTTTACGAGCTGTTCCGAAACGTTAATGTCGTTAAGGTTTTTCACGCCGCGCGCCAGGATCTGGAAATTTTCTTCGTTGAAGGCGGCCTCGTGCCCACGCCCTTGTTCGATACGCAAGTGGCCGCGATGGTCTGTGGTTTCGGGGATCAGGTCGGGTACGAGACGCTGGTGCGCCGGATTGCGAAGGCCAATCTGGACAAATCCTCTCGCTTTACCGACTGGTCGCGCAGGCCGTTGTCGGATGCGCAAAAGGTCTACGCGCTGGCCGATGTGACCTATTTGCGCGAGATCTACGAGTATCTCTCGGCGGAGTTGGCGCGGACCGATCGCACCCATTGGCTGGAAGAGGAATTGGCTCAACTAACCAATGCCGACGCCTATGTTGTTGATCCTGAGAATGCGTGGAAGCGTTTGAAGTTGCGATCCAATTCAGGGCGTGTCGTGGCGATTGCACAGCAGCTTGCGGCCTTCCGCGAAACCTATGCCCAGGAAAAGAACGTGCCCCGCAACCGGGTGCTGAAAGACGATGCACTGTTGGAGTTGGCCGGAACCAAGCCCAAGACCGTGGCCGATCTTGGCAAGTCGCGTCTTTTGTTGCGCGATGCCCGCAAAGGCGCGATTGCCGAGGGGCTTGTGGCCGCTGTCGCGCGCGGCATGTCGGTGCCCAACAGCGAAATCCCCAAGGTGCAAGCGGGCCGCGACCGGTCCAACCTGAACCCGGCCCTGGCCGATCTGTTGCGGGTTCTGTTGAAGGCCAAGGCCGAAAACGCCGGTGTTGCGACGAAGTTGATCGCGTCCTCCAGCGATCTTGACGACATCGCGTCGGGGTTCACGGATGGGGTCTGGGCCTCAGGCTGGCGCAGTGAAGTCTTCGGCGCGGATGCGCTTCGGCTTTTGAACGGAGAGGTCGCCCTTGCGGCCAAGGGCCAGAAAGTCAAGATCGTCGAGGTTTAG
- the purN gene encoding phosphoribosylglycinamide formyltransferase: protein MSLRVAILISGGGSNMVALARDMVGHHPARPCLVVSNVPGAGGLAKAETMGIPTACVDHRAFKGDRAAFEAALQKVLIAHTPGILCLAGFMRILTPDFVAGWEGQMLNIHPSLLPLYKGLNTHARAIEAGDAEAGCTVHEVTAALDDGPILGQARVPIQSDDTPEALAARILPLEHRLYPAVLRRFASGDRTKLKLS from the coding sequence ATGAGCTTGCGGGTCGCGATCCTGATCTCCGGCGGCGGGTCCAACATGGTCGCGCTGGCCCGGGACATGGTGGGCCATCACCCCGCGCGGCCCTGTCTGGTCGTCTCAAACGTTCCGGGGGCCGGAGGATTGGCGAAGGCCGAGACCATGGGTATTCCGACAGCCTGCGTGGATCATCGCGCGTTCAAAGGCGACCGCGCAGCGTTTGAGGCCGCTTTGCAGAAGGTGCTGATAGCCCACACCCCCGGTATCCTGTGCCTCGCGGGGTTCATGCGCATCCTGACGCCGGACTTCGTCGCGGGGTGGGAGGGGCAGATGCTGAACATCCATCCTTCCCTTTTGCCGCTCTACAAAGGTCTCAACACCCATGCCCGCGCGATTGAAGCCGGCGATGCCGAGGCCGGATGCACGGTCCATGAGGTCACGGCGGCGCTGGATGACGGACCAATCCTCGGTCAGGCCCGCGTGCCGATCCAGTCCGATGACACGCCTGAGGCCCTTGCCGCGCGCATTTTGCCGCTGGAACACCGCCTCTACCCTGCCGTTTTGCGGCGTTTTGCCAGCGGAGACCGGACCAAGTTGAAGCTCAGCTAA
- a CDS encoding ATP-binding protein, whose product MTPSTWIKQFLPRGLYGRAALILIVPVVTIQLVVSSVFLQRHFEDVTREMTSALSLDLNLVLDTLARSGPEVATALADALEIEIVTPGQANGDARYFYDLSGVVVIEVLRARMSGVQAVDLRMDERRVYVELAREGGAPMAFDISRRRASAPAPHQLLVIMVATGILMTLVAYLFLRNQLRPIRRLAVAAEAFGKGRRTEYHLSGATEVRSAGRAFLDMRGRIEGYLEQRTLMLSGVSHDLRTPLTRMRLALGMMEDGPDRDALVQDVEEMEVLVATFLDFVRGDALDDPESVDPLALVADVVEKARRGGGEIALDLPDAMAPAMVRPMAVQRAVTNLVANALRYGGRAAVSVTVQERTFRITVEDAGPGIPEDQRADALRPFIRLDTSRNQNQGSGVGLGLAITEDITRRHGGSLALSESAKMGGLRVDLTLPR is encoded by the coding sequence ATGACACCGTCGACCTGGATCAAGCAATTTCTGCCGCGTGGCCTTTACGGGCGTGCGGCCCTGATCCTGATCGTGCCCGTGGTCACGATCCAGCTTGTAGTCAGTTCCGTCTTTCTGCAACGCCATTTCGAGGACGTGACGCGGGAGATGACGAGCGCGCTGAGCCTCGATCTGAACCTGGTGCTGGACACTCTTGCACGCTCTGGACCCGAGGTCGCCACGGCGCTTGCGGATGCGTTGGAGATCGAAATCGTGACGCCCGGACAGGCGAACGGAGATGCACGCTATTTCTACGACCTTTCGGGCGTTGTTGTCATCGAAGTTCTGCGCGCGCGCATGTCCGGTGTGCAGGCCGTCGATCTGCGCATGGATGAGCGGCGGGTCTATGTTGAGCTGGCCCGCGAGGGTGGGGCGCCCATGGCGTTTGATATCTCTCGGCGTCGCGCCTCGGCGCCTGCGCCGCACCAGCTTCTGGTGATCATGGTGGCGACGGGCATATTGATGACGCTTGTCGCGTATTTGTTTCTGCGCAACCAATTACGGCCGATCCGCCGCCTTGCGGTTGCGGCGGAGGCGTTCGGTAAGGGCAGGCGGACGGAATACCACCTTTCGGGTGCCACGGAAGTTCGCTCGGCCGGGCGCGCGTTTCTGGATATGCGGGGCCGGATCGAAGGATATCTGGAACAGCGCACGCTGATGCTGTCGGGCGTGAGCCACGACCTGCGCACACCGCTGACGCGGATGCGGTTGGCATTGGGGATGATGGAGGACGGCCCGGACCGCGATGCATTGGTTCAGGATGTGGAAGAGATGGAGGTGCTGGTCGCCACCTTCCTCGATTTCGTGCGGGGCGACGCGCTTGATGATCCCGAATCCGTGGACCCGCTGGCGCTGGTGGCGGACGTCGTGGAGAAGGCCCGGCGGGGCGGTGGCGAAATTGCGCTGGATCTGCCCGACGCGATGGCACCCGCCATGGTGCGCCCCATGGCCGTGCAGCGCGCGGTGACGAACCTTGTGGCCAACGCCCTGCGCTACGGGGGGCGTGCGGCGGTTTCCGTCACGGTGCAGGAGCGCACATTCCGCATCACGGTGGAGGATGCGGGCCCGGGTATTCCCGAGGATCAACGCGCCGACGCTTTGCGCCCTTTCATCCGCCTCGACACCTCGCGCAACCAGAACCAGGGCTCGGGCGTCGGGCTGGGGCTGGCGATCACCGAGGACATCACCCGCCGCCACGGCGGATCCCTAGCCCTGAGTGAGAGCGCCAAGATGGGTGGTCTGCGGGTGGATCTGACGCTCCCAAGGTGA
- a CDS encoding maleate cis-trans isomerase family protein produces the protein MKSLPYTLSTHRPSQLGMIVLQSDETVEMDLRHLLPTEAELLVTRIPSSPTVSSDGLGQMERDVTGAASLLPRGARLSVVGFGCTSGTAQIGAARIADLTRKGVETAAVTNPVSALIAACAHLGVTRLALVSPYVEEVSHRLMEVLAEAGITIAAFASFNEAREDRVVRIAPQAIVDAARATAEDAPCDAVFLSCTNMRTLDVIAPIEAELGLPVLSSNLVLAWHMARLAGVSGPLGIDAALTRAR, from the coding sequence ATGAAGAGCTTGCCCTACACCTTGTCGACGCATCGCCCGTCCCAGCTTGGCATGATCGTGCTGCAATCCGATGAGACGGTGGAGATGGATCTGCGGCATCTTTTGCCGACGGAGGCAGAGCTTCTGGTGACCCGTATCCCGTCCTCCCCCACCGTCTCATCGGACGGCCTGGGCCAGATGGAGCGGGATGTGACGGGTGCGGCAAGCCTGTTGCCACGGGGTGCGCGGCTGTCCGTCGTCGGGTTCGGCTGCACCTCGGGCACGGCGCAGATCGGGGCGGCGCGGATCGCGGACCTGACCCGCAAGGGGGTTGAGACGGCTGCCGTGACCAATCCCGTCTCCGCCCTCATCGCCGCTTGCGCGCATCTGGGCGTCACGCGTCTGGCACTGGTCAGCCCATACGTTGAAGAGGTCTCACACCGCCTGATGGAGGTTTTGGCGGAGGCGGGCATCACCATCGCCGCCTTCGCGAGCTTCAATGAGGCCCGGGAGGACCGCGTTGTGCGCATCGCGCCGCAGGCGATTGTGGATGCGGCTCGGGCAACGGCGGAGGACGCGCCGTGTGATGCGGTCTTCCTGTCCTGCACCAACATGCGCACGTTGGATGTGATCGCCCCTATCGAGGCCGAATTGGGCCTGCCAGTCCTGTCCAGCAATCTGGTGTTGGCCTGGCATATGGCGCGTCTGGCGGGCGTGAGCGGGCCTTTGGGCATTGATGCCGCGCTGACCCGGGCGCGCTAG
- a CDS encoding DUF4112 domain-containing protein produces the protein MAQPSLIREVEDLERLANQLDSAFRIPGTSFRVGYDAIVGLVPGVGDALTFAPSAYIVWKAHQLGVGWPRLLRMSANVAVDTMIGGIPLLGDVFDAAFKSNRRNVALVRDFAERETIPTIYEKGPRNSTARIHHTAVAV, from the coding sequence ATGGCGCAGCCCTCCCTGATCCGCGAAGTGGAAGACCTTGAACGGCTGGCCAATCAGCTCGACAGCGCCTTTCGCATCCCCGGCACATCGTTCCGCGTCGGCTATGATGCCATCGTCGGGTTGGTCCCCGGGGTCGGCGATGCGCTGACTTTCGCGCCGTCCGCTTATATCGTGTGGAAGGCCCATCAATTAGGTGTGGGCTGGCCGCGTTTGCTGCGGATGAGCGCCAATGTCGCCGTCGATACGATGATTGGCGGCATCCCCCTGTTAGGCGATGTCTTCGACGCGGCGTTCAAGTCCAACCGCCGCAATGTGGCGCTCGTCCGTGATTTTGCGGAGCGCGAAACAATCCCCACGATCTACGAAAAAGGGCCGCGCAACAGCACGGCCCGAATTCATCACACGGCGGTGGCCGTCTAG
- a CDS encoding M24 family metallopeptidase has product MTPDRGFPDTEFQARTARAQSMMEQAGLGALLLTTEPEVRYYTGFLTRFWESPTRPWFVVIPASGAPIAVIPSIGAHLMGQTWITDIRTWAAPDYDDDGVGLLAETLCEITPADAHVGLADQMESHLRMPLSSLRRLEHSIGPRRITGDATITRRLRLVKSPLELAKITHAVQIADRAFDRVPEVARTGISLSQVFRDFQRLCLEEGADWVPYLAGAAAVGGYGDVISPATDAPLALGDVLMLDTGLIWDGYFCDFDRNFSLGPPDAQVADGHAALIAATQAGHAVAKPGARICDLFHAMNDIVSPGSAASDAGRLGHGLGMQLTEWPSIIAADTTVLEEGMVLTLEPGITLPSGKILVHEENIVIEGQGARYLSRPQPPEIRVI; this is encoded by the coding sequence ATGACACCGGATCGCGGCTTTCCGGACACGGAGTTCCAGGCCCGTACCGCCCGTGCGCAGTCGATGATGGAACAGGCAGGTCTGGGCGCGCTGCTCCTGACGACGGAGCCGGAAGTGCGCTACTATACCGGGTTTCTGACGCGCTTCTGGGAAAGCCCCACACGCCCCTGGTTCGTTGTGATCCCGGCCTCTGGTGCGCCCATCGCCGTGATCCCCAGCATTGGCGCGCACCTGATGGGACAGACTTGGATCACAGACATCCGCACATGGGCCGCGCCCGATTATGACGATGACGGTGTGGGTCTGTTGGCCGAAACACTGTGCGAGATTACGCCTGCCGATGCTCATGTCGGGCTTGCCGACCAGATGGAAAGCCACCTGCGGATGCCGCTTTCCAGTCTTCGTAGGCTGGAGCACTCCATCGGCCCCCGCCGCATCACTGGCGACGCGACCATCACGCGCCGCCTGCGCCTGGTGAAATCGCCGTTGGAACTGGCCAAGATCACCCATGCGGTCCAGATCGCCGACCGTGCCTTTGACCGTGTGCCAGAGGTTGCGCGGACGGGCATATCCCTGTCGCAGGTCTTTCGCGATTTTCAACGGCTGTGTCTGGAGGAGGGCGCCGATTGGGTGCCCTATCTGGCTGGCGCGGCAGCGGTAGGGGGATACGGTGACGTCATCTCCCCCGCGACCGATGCGCCGCTGGCTTTGGGGGATGTCCTGATGCTTGACACCGGCCTCATCTGGGACGGATACTTCTGCGACTTCGACCGGAACTTCAGCCTGGGGCCGCCAGATGCACAGGTTGCGGACGGCCACGCGGCCCTGATCGCGGCGACACAGGCAGGACATGCGGTTGCCAAGCCGGGCGCACGGATCTGCGATCTGTTCCACGCGATGAATGATATCGTGAGCCCGGGCAGTGCGGCGTCGGATGCGGGGCGGCTGGGGCACGGGCTGGGGATGCAGCTGACGGAATGGCCCTCAATCATCGCCGCCGACACGACGGTGCTGGAGGAGGGGATGGTGCTGACCCTGGAGCCGGGGATCACGCTGCCGTCGGGCAAGATCCTGGTCCATGAAGAGAATATCGTCATCGAAGGGCAGGGCGCGCGGTATCTGTCGCGGCCTCAACCCCCGGAGATCCGTGTCATATGA
- a CDS encoding TfoX/Sxy family DNA transformation protein has translation MTDTLNDSDPVTVIRNIGPAQAEVLAAAGIHTAAALRKLGAHEAYRAILRTGTAPHFIMYYVLHMALQGRPWNDCKGAEKEALRAQFDALKAGEAAAGNDPELERMLNAIGTGLRR, from the coding sequence ATGACAGATACACTCAACGACTCGGACCCGGTCACGGTGATCCGCAACATCGGCCCCGCGCAGGCAGAGGTCCTGGCCGCTGCCGGAATTCACACCGCAGCCGCGCTGCGCAAGTTGGGCGCCCATGAGGCGTACCGCGCAATCCTGCGGACCGGCACCGCCCCCCATTTCATCATGTATTATGTCCTGCACATGGCCTTGCAGGGCCGCCCGTGGAATGATTGCAAGGGTGCCGAGAAAGAGGCCCTGCGTGCGCAATTCGATGCCTTGAAAGCCGGGGAAGCTGCGGCCGGCAATGACCCGGAATTGGAACGGATGCTCAACGCGATTGGCACCGGGCTGCGGCGCTAG
- a CDS encoding YqaE/Pmp3 family membrane protein translates to MDILRFIIALFIPPLGVFLQEGLGKHFWLNIVLTILGYLPGILHALYIIARTPRTA, encoded by the coding sequence ATGGACATTCTTCGCTTTATCATCGCCCTTTTCATCCCGCCCCTTGGCGTGTTCCTGCAAGAAGGTCTGGGCAAGCACTTCTGGCTCAATATCGTGCTGACGATCCTCGGTTATCTTCCTGGCATTCTGCACGCTCTCTATATAATTGCGCGCACGCCGCGGACGGCCTGA
- the purM gene encoding phosphoribosylformylglycinamidine cyclo-ligase, which translates to MTDSKPDALTYADAGVDIDAGNALVDRIKPAAAATNRAGVMAGLGGFGALFDLKAAGYDDPVLVAATDGVGTKLKIAIDTGNFDTIGVDLVAMCVNDLVCQGAEPLFFLDYFATGKLDVDDAARIVEGIAAGCKASGCALIGGETAEMPGMYAPGDFDLAGFSVGAMERGRALPDGVAEGDVLLGLASDGVHSNGYSLVRRVVERSGLAWDAPAPFAQSSLGEALLAPTRLYVQPALAAIRAGGVHALAHITGGGLTENIPRVLPDGLGVDIDLSSWSLPPVFGWLAQEGALDQAELLKTFNAGLGMVLVVSADAVDGLTWTLEDAGESVHRIGTVTAGAGVRYSGSLG; encoded by the coding sequence ATGACTGACAGCAAACCGGACGCGTTGACCTATGCGGATGCGGGCGTCGATATCGACGCTGGCAACGCGCTTGTGGATCGGATCAAGCCCGCCGCTGCCGCGACAAATCGTGCCGGTGTCATGGCGGGCCTGGGGGGCTTTGGCGCTTTGTTCGATCTCAAGGCCGCGGGCTATGATGATCCGGTTCTTGTGGCCGCAACGGACGGTGTCGGCACCAAGCTAAAGATCGCCATCGACACGGGCAACTTCGACACTATCGGCGTGGATCTGGTGGCCATGTGTGTCAACGATCTGGTCTGTCAGGGTGCGGAGCCGCTGTTTTTCCTGGATTATTTCGCGACGGGCAAGCTGGATGTCGATGACGCCGCGCGTATTGTCGAAGGCATTGCGGCGGGTTGCAAAGCCTCGGGTTGCGCGTTGATTGGCGGCGAGACGGCAGAGATGCCGGGCATGTATGCGCCCGGCGATTTTGACCTTGCGGGCTTTTCCGTTGGCGCGATGGAGCGGGGCCGGGCGCTGCCGGACGGCGTGGCAGAGGGCGATGTGCTGCTGGGGTTGGCGTCAGACGGCGTGCATTCCAACGGCTATTCGCTGGTGCGCCGTGTGGTGGAGCGATCCGGGCTGGCCTGGGATGCGCCCGCACCCTTCGCGCAATCCAGTTTGGGAGAGGCACTTTTGGCCCCCACGCGCCTTTACGTGCAGCCCGCGCTGGCCGCGATCCGTGCGGGCGGGGTCCATGCCCTGGCCCATATCACCGGTGGCGGATTGACCGAGAACATCCCCCGCGTTCTGCCCGATGGGCTCGGCGTTGATATCGACCTGTCATCCTGGTCCCTGCCGCCGGTATTCGGCTGGCTGGCGCAGGAAGGTGCGTTGGATCAGGCGGAGCTTCTGAAGACGTTCAACGCAGGCCTCGGCATGGTCCTCGTGGTCTCGGCGGATGCCGTCGATGGCCTGACCTGGACATTGGAAGACGCGGGCGAAAGTGTGCACCGCATCGGCACCGTCACGGCAGGCGCGGGCGTGCGCTACTCGGGATCGCTTGGATGA